In a single window of the Cucumis melo cultivar AY chromosome 11, USDA_Cmelo_AY_1.0, whole genome shotgun sequence genome:
- the LOC103497778 gene encoding peroxidase 40 has product MAKYLFFHLSLVMFSFTAIALANMQASYGGDENLPTFGTPPICPEAEAIVFSWVQTAISEDPRMAASLLRLHFHDCFVNEILIQGCDASVLLDDNENFVGEKTAAPNVNSLRGFEVIDAIKSEMESVCPQTVSCADILALAARDSVGLSGGPFWKVEFGRGDSISASKSAAQNNIPGPNSTVATLVSKFQNLGLSLRDMVALSGGHTLGKARCASFSSRLQANGGSPNEGANQEFIESLKQLCSAPGSSSTLAQLDVVTPATFDNQYYINLLSGEGLLQSDHVLVTEHYQTREIVETYAIDPVAFFEDFKQSMVKMGSLKPPAGTQTVIRTNCRTVS; this is encoded by the exons ATGGCCAAGTATCTGTTTTTCCACCTTTCTCTAGTCATGTTTAGCTTCACTGCAATCGCTTTGGCAAACATGCAAGCTTCGTATGGAGGAGACGAAAACCTGCCAACATTCGGCACACCCCCTATATGCCCGGAGGCAGAAGCCATCGTCTTCTCCTGGGTCCAAACTGCCATCTCCGAGGACCCCCGGATGGCGGCATCTCTGCTTCGGCTCCACTTCCACGACTGCTTTGTCAATGAAA TTTTGATACAGGGATGTGATGCCTCTGTCTTGCTGGATGATAACGAGAATTTTGTAGGTGAAAAGACAGCAGCTCCAAATGTGAACTCACTTAGGGGATTTGAAGTGATTGATGCTATAAAATCTGAGATGGAATCTGTTTGCCCACAAACAGTTTCATGCGCTGACATTCTAGCCCTTGCAGCTAGGGACTCTGTTGGACTA TCAGGAGGACCCTTTTGGAAAGTGGAATTTGGAAGAGGGGATAGCATAAGTGCTAGCAAATCAGCAGCACAAAACAACATTCCGGGCCCAAACTCCACTGTAGCTACCTTAGTTTCTAAGTTCCAGAACCTTGGCCTTTCTCTAAGAGATATGGTCGCCCTCTCAG GGGGACACACACTGGGAAAAGCTAGATGTGCTTCATTCAGTTCTAGGCTACAAGCGAATGGAGGCAGCCCCAATGAAGGAGCAAACCAAGAGTTTATAGAGTCATTGAAACAGCTCTGCTCGGCACCCGGTAGTAGCTCAACACTGGCACAGCTCGACGTTGTAACCCCGGCTACATTTGACAACCAGTACTACATTAATCTTCTCTCTGGAGAGGGGTTACTCCAGTCTGATCATGTCCTTGTGACTGAGCATTACCAAACAAGAGAGATAGTCGAAACCTACGCCATCGACCCAGTTGCCTTCTTTGAAGATTTCAAGCAGTCAATGGTGAAGATGGGAAGCCTCAAACCACCTGCTGGAACACAGACCGTGATCCGAACTAATTGTCGAACTGTTAGCTAG
- the LOC103504515 gene encoding probable WRKY transcription factor 48, translating to MYVFCMEEEKKEEVLGNNRDQNSMGNPGLLFSDAIIPNNHNNNLFDFPLIDSIDSSFKPSTFLDLLATQDYTPSLFDLFSPPPPPPQPPLPPPSSAVPESSEVLNTPPTPNSSSVSCSSTERAFDNDDVDRDKSPFNKQLKAKKKNQKKGREPRFAFMTKSEVDHLDDGYRWRKYGQKAVKNSPYPRSYYRCTTAGCGVKKRVERSSDDPSIVVTTYEGQHTHQSPIMPRGALSSTAYTASPQQHQQQPPLVFSSQPQQLYRNQFTYAPAPPVDVVTCGGGFGHVFHSFGEERRRIDDRTTPDSFQDHGLLQDMIVPFPEEEKKS from the exons atgtatgtattttgtatggaggaagagaagaaggaagaagttTTGGGAAATAATAGAGATCAGAATTCGATGGGAAATCCTGGATTGTTATTCTCCGATGCGATTATTCccaataatcataataataatttgttcGATTTTCCATTAATCGACTCCATTGATTCTTCTTTCAAGCCTTCCACTTTCTTGGATTTGTTAGCTACTCAAGATTATACCCCTTCTTTGTTCGATCTTTTCTCTCCTCCGCCTCCGCCGCCGCAACCCCCGCTTCCTCCGCCATCCTCCGCCGTACCGGAGTCTTCTGAAGTTCTTAATACACCTCCCACTCCTAACTCCTCCTCCGTCTCTTGCTCCTCCACCGAACGTGCTTTCGACAACGATGACGTGGATCGGGATAAGTCCCCTTTCAACAAACA ATTGAAAGCAAAAAAGAAGAAccaaaaaaaaggaagagaaccAAGATTTGCGTTCATGACAAAAAGCGAAGTGGATCACTTAGACGACGGTTACAGATGGCGAAAATACGGTCAAAAAGCCGTTAAAAACAGCCCTTACCCAAGAAGTTATTACCGTTGCACCACCGCCGGCTGCGGCGTCAAAAAACGAGTCGAACGATCTTCCGACGACCCTTCCATCGTCGTCACCACTTACGAAGGCCAACACACTCATCAAAGTCCAATCATGCCACGTGGAGCTTTATCCTCCACCGCCTACACCGCCTCCCCACAACAACACCAACAACAACCGCCGCTTGTTTTCTCATCACAGCCGCAACAATTATACCGCAACCAATTTACGTACGCTCCGGCGCCGCCCGTGGACGTTGTCACGTGCGGCGGAGGGTTCGGTCACGTGTTTCACAGTTTTGGAGAAGAACGACGACGCATCGATGATAGAACTACACCTGATTCTTTCCAAGACCATGGCCTTCTTCAAGATATGATCGTACCGTTcccagaagaagaaaaaaaaagttaa